The genomic DNA ATGCATGATGAATTCCGCCAGACGCGCCGCGGCGGGAGGCAGCGGGCGGTCGGCGTTCCACGTCAGCCCGATCTGACGTTTGGCCGAACTCTCCGACAGCGGCACGTACGCGGCCCCGGGTTCAGCGCGTTCGGGCCGGGGCACCGGGACGACCGCGACCCCGAAACCCGCGGCCACCAGCCCTTCCATGGTCGGGATCTCCATGGCCTCGAACACCACCGGTGGTGAGATACCGGCCTCGGCGCACAGTTCGTCGGTGAGCTGGCGCAACCCGAAGCCAGGTGCCAGAGCAACGAAGGGCTCGGCTCCGGCGTCGGCCAGCCGGATCCTGGAACGGCGGGCGAAACGGTGCTCGCGCGGCACCGCCAGGCACAACCGTTCCATGTACAGCCCGCGCCAGCGGTATCCGTCTGGCCGCGGCGAGGTGATCGCCAGGTCGGCCTCGCCGCCGGCCAGGCGTTCGACGATCTCGTGGGCCGCGCCCTGGAACAGCTCGAAGCGCACCAGCGGAGCCTCGGTCCGGAACCGGCGCAACAGATCCGGCACGTACCAACCGGCCTGCGAGTGCAGGAAGGCCAGCCGCACCGTTCCGGTATCGGGATCACGCAACTCGGCGATTCGCTCGCTGGCCGTGCGGATTTCGGCGATGCTGCGGCGGGCGTGCTCCAACAGGATGTGTCCGTAGGCGTTGAGCCGAAGCCGCCGGTTCACCCGATCGAACAGCGGAACCCCCACTTGCTCCTCGAGCCGGGCCAGTGCGCGCGACAGGGTGGGCTGGCTGATGCCGAGTTCGGCTGCGGCGTCGGTGACGTGCTCGGTTTCGGCGAGCACCACGAACCACTGCAGCTCGTCCAGATGCATACCGCCGACTCTAAACGCGCTGATCACCGACCCGCGCTGTGCCATGCTGTGGCGCATGGCCGAAAAGGTGCGGGTGGTCGTGGGTGATGACCACCCGATGTTCCGCGAGGGTGTGGTGCGCGCCTTGACCTCCAGTGGCGAGATCGACGTGGTGGCCGAGGCCGACAACGGTGCCGACGCACTGGAATTGATCAGGACCCACCAGCCACAGGTCGCCCTTCTCGATTACCGGATGCCACAACTCGACGGGGCCCAGGTGGCCGCGGCGGTCAGCCGTGACGAGTTGCCCACCCGGGTGTTGCTGGTCTCAGCGCACGACGAGTCGGCGATCGTGTACACCGCGCTGCAGCAGGGCGCGGCCGGGTTCCTGTCCAAGGAGTCCACCCGCAGTGAGCTGGTGAACGCCGTGCTGTCGTGTGCCAAGGGCCGCGACGTGCTCGACCCGAACCTGGCGGCCGGGCTGGCCGGCGAGATCCGTCGTCGCAACGAACCCGACGTCCCCGTGCTCAGCCCGCGCGAACGCGAGGTGCTCGACCTGATTGCCAAGGGCCTTTCCATCCCGGCGATGGCCAAGGAGCTGTACCTGGCCCCGTCGACCGTGAAGACCCACGTGCAACGCCTCTACGAGAAGCTGGGCGTGAGCGACCGGGGCGCGGCGGTCGCGGAGGCGATGCGCCGCCGGCTGTTGGACTGACATGGCAGGCGGGCGCGTCGTCGAATTTTTCACCACCCAACCGGTCCGGGTCTCGGCGCTGCTGCGGCTGCCACTGATCGGCCTGATCGTGGTGCTGGTCTCGGTGTGGGACGTCGACCACTGGTTGCCCGTCCTGTACGCGGTGATCCTGAGCGTGTACGCCGCCGTCGCGGTGCTGTGGTTGGTGGTGGTGTTCCGTGGGCCCATGCCGCCGTGGGCCGAGTGGGCCTCCACCGCAGTCGATGTGCTGGTGCTGGTCGCCCTGTGCGCGGTGTCGGGCGGGGCCACCGCGGCGCTGCTACCGGTGTTCTTCCTGTTGCCCATCTCCGTTGCGTTCCAAGACCGTCCGTGGCTGACCGCGCTGCTGGGAGCCGGCACCGCACTCGGGTACCTGGCGGTGTGGATCCTGTATTCCAAACGCGACGACAACGTGGGTCTGCCCAACATCGTCTACATGCACGTCGGCTTTCTGGCGTGGCTGGCGGTCGCGTCGGCTGCCCTGTCGTTTGTGCTGGCACGCCGCTCGGCACGGGTGCGGACGTTGATGGAGGTGCGTCGCCAGTTGGTATCGGAATCCACCCGGGCCGACGACCTGCGCAATGCCGAACTGGCCGAACACCTTCACGACGGGCCGCTTCAGACCCTGCTGGCCGCGCGCCTGGATCTCGACGAGATCCGCGAACGCATCCCGGATCCCGGCCTGGACCGGGTGCACGCCGCGCTGCAGGAGACCGCGGTCGGACTGCGCACCACGGTTACCGCGCTGCACCCGCAGGTGCTGGCGCAGCTGGGGCTCACCCCCGCGGTACGGGAACTGTTGCGGCAGTACGAGACTCGGCCGGATATCGCGGTGCGGGCGGACCTGGAGGACGTCGGGCGCCCCGTTGGGCAGGCGCTGCTGTACCGCGCCGCTCGCGAACTGCTGGCCAACATCAACAAACATGCCGGGGCAACCACGATTTCCGTTGGCCTCTACCGGTCGGGGGAGCGCGTCGTGCTGACCGTGGCCGACAACGGTAAGGGGTTCGACCCGTCGATATTGGCCCAGTCCGTCGCCGAGGGGCACATCGGGCTGGCCTCGCTGCAGGTGCGTATCGACGCCATGGGCGGGTCGATGGCGATCAGCTCGGCGGCCGGGTTCGGCACCCAGGTCCGGGTCACGCTGTAGCTGCGACTATTTCACGCAGGGAATGCCGGAGACCTTCATCTGGCTCAGGTCGGTGGGCGCCGGGGTGTAGGTGCCGGTCGCGGTGGCCGCCACCGTCGTCACCGGGGTGCTGGGCGTGGTCTCCTCCGTCGTCTCGCCGCTCGAGTCCCAGGTGGAATCCGACCCGGATTCCGACTCGGACCCCGACGACGATGTCGTATCGCTGGATCCGGACAGGTAATCGTCGCCGGGGAAATCGGTGCCCACCGTCAACTGCACCGTGCCGGGCACCACCTCCGACGACGGGTTCGCGATCACGCCGAGATCATCGGCCAGCGACTGGGCGGCGGCTTCGGCGCCGGTCCCGTAGTCGATCGTGGTGGTGGCAGCCAGCGATTCGCCGTCGCCGATCTGTCCCTCAGTGAATCCATGTGCGCCGAAGGTGGTTTCGAGTTGGGCGGCCAGTCCGCTGTAGGTGGACGCGTTGATCACGTCGAGCACCGCACCGTGACCATTGAGCGTCTGAGCCTTGCTGGAGGGGGCCGATGACGACGTCGCGTCGTCCTTGGAGACGAGGTCGTGCACGATCTTGCGGATCGTCGGTACATCCACGATGTTGATGTCCTCGCCGGAGGAGTTCTGGCTGAACTCCTTGATCGGCAGGGTGTAGAGCGTCGGGGGTTTGTCGGTCAGCGCGGAGGCACGTCGGGCAAAACTGGGCAGGTCGAATCCCGCATCGAGCGCGACGTTCTGCTTGACCACGCCCAGCAGGCTGCGCAATCCGGTCGGGCTGTTCAGCGTTCCACTCTTGCCCAGCGCCGATACCAATGCGGCGATGAACGCCTGTTGACGGCGGGTGCGGTCGAGGTCGGTGAAGTTCTCGTCGTTGACGTCGCGACGCTGACGCACGAAGGCCATCGCCTGGGCCGCGTCGATTTCCTGGACACCCTGGTGAAAGTCCGCCCCGGAGTAGGGGTCTGCGGTGTCGGCATTGAGGCAGACCGTGATCGGTGCCACGGCCTTGGCGATTTCGAAGAATGCGCCGAGAGTGACCTCGACGAAATGGTCGATCGGAATGCCGAGCAGGTTTCGGACCGTGGCGATCTCTGCCTTGCGGCCCGCCTCCCGGGCCTGCTGCTCATTCGCCGACGGATTTTCGGAGTCGGCCTCCAGCGATTCCATCTCGCGCTGATAGGCCCAACCGTAAGCCTGTTTGACCTTGCCCTTGCACGGAGAGATGTCGCACCCGGCCAGGTCCACATAGTCGTCGCGGGGAATGGAGAACGCGGTGGCCGGGCCGCCGTCACCGGGCAGGTGCACCACGATCAGCACATTGGCGTTGTAGCCGCCGACAGTCTCGTCACCGGCGTGCAGGGCCTGGTACACATCCTCGGGCAGCGGGTTGCCGTGCTGATCGAGCCGGCTGTCCAACCCCATGATCAGGATGTTCTCGGTGTCACCCGAGGAGACCGGACCACCATCGAGTGCATTGGAGGTGGTGATGCCGTCCAGGGCGCCGTGGTAAGTCACCCAGCCCGCACCGGTACCGGCCAGCACCGACGCCGCAACCAGGCCGACTGCGGCGCGTCGGGCCGCGCGCACGCCCCGACGCGGCATCCGGTGCCGGGGGGCGTTGGCGGCGTGGACAGGTGTGTTCATGGCACTGTCATTATGGGGCCGTTCGCTGGGACTCCGACCACCGGGGAAAATTGCTGGTCAACACCGATGTCTCGGCATTAGCGTGCACCAGGTGAAATTGCGCATGGCCGTGGGCGTGCTGGTGTTGGCAGTGTTGGCGTTGCTGCTGAACGAACTGGTGGTGGCCAAGGAGCATCGCCAGGCCGAGCCGTTCGCAGGCGGGCACGTGCTTGACCTGGACGGTCCCGACCTCAACGTGCGGGAGTACGGGCCGCCGGGGGAGCGAGCGGTGGTGTTGCTGCACGGCTACTCGTCCTCGATCGAGTGGTGGGAACGGGTGGCCCCGCAGCTGGCCCGCGATCAGCGGGTGATCGCGATCGATCTGGTCGGCCACGGCGGCTCGGAGGCGCCCGATGACACCGCCGCGTACCGCTCGGATGCGCAGGCCACGGCGGTACATGCCGCGCTGGTGCAACTCGGTGTGCGGCGCGCGGTACTGATCGGGCACTCGATGGGCGGAGCGGTCTCGGCCGAACTGGCCCGGCAGTATCCGGACCTGGTGGAGCGGCTCGTCGTCTCGGATACCCCCGGCGCCGATGATCTGGTCAGCATGCCGCTGCTCGGAAAGATGGTGTGCTGGCCGGTGATCGGACCGGCGCTGGACCTCTTCCGGGGCGTCGACGCGATCAGCGAGGATTCACTGCAGACCGGGTTCGCCGCGGACTACACCGTGCCCGACTACGCGCACCGCTCGTTGGAGCGGCTCACCTACACCGGCTTGTGCGACTCCACCGAGGGCCCACATCCGACCGTGGAAACGCTTGCCGCACTGCACAAGCCGGTGCTCGTGCTGTGGGGTGACGAGGATGCGCTGACCCCGACCGCGCCGAATGTCGCGCGTTACACCGCGGCCGGGTTGGCCCCCGTGGTGATCAAAGGGTCCGGGCACACGCCGATGGTCGAACAGCCGGATCGGTTCCTGGCCGCTGTGGCGCCGTTCGTCAGGACCCCAGTCCCCGCGAGATGACCAGGCGCTGAATCTGATTAGTGCCCTCGAAGATCTGGGTGATCTTGGCCTCGCGCATGTACCGCTCGACCCGGAAGTCGCGGGTGTAGCCGACACCGCCGAACACCTGCACGGCATCGGTGGTGACCTTCATGGCGGCGTCGGTGGAGATCAGTTTCGCGACGCTGGCCTGCGTCGAGTAGGGCAGTCCGAGATCGCGACGGCGCGCGGCATCCAGATAGGTGGCGCGTGCGCTGACCACCGCTGCGGCCATGTCGGCCAGCAGGAAGCCGAGGCCTTGATGGTCGATGATCTTGCGGCCGAACGTGGTTCGCTCATTGGCGTACCGGACCGCTTCGTCCAGGGCGGCCTGCGCGATGCCGACCGCGACCGCGGCGATTCCGAGCCGGCCGGAGTCCAACGCGGAGAACGCGATCGACAGGCCCTGCCCTTCGGTGCCGATCAGCCGATCGGCGGGCAGGCGAGCGTTGTCGTAGAACGCCGAGGTGGTCGGGACCGCGTGCAGACCCATCTTCTCCTCGGGTTTCCCGAAGCTCAAGCCCTCGAGATCGGCGGGGACCAAAAAGCACGAGATGCCCTTGGAGCCCTCGCCGGTGCGGCCGAACAAGGTATAGAAGTCGGCCTTACCGCCGTGCGTGATCCACGCCTTGGACCCGTTGAGGACGTAGCTGTCGCCGTCGCGGGTCGCCTTGCAGTTCAGTGCCGCGGCATCCGAGCCGGCCTGGGGTTCCGACAGGCTGTAGGCACCGATCTGGTCACCCGAGAGCATGCCGGGCAGCCAACGCTTCTTCTGCTCCTCGGTGCCGTAGGCGAGCAGCGGGTGCGACGAGAGGCTGTGCACGCTGACCGCGACGCCGATGGCCGCCCACCGAGCGGCGATCTCCTCGAGTACCTGCAGGTAGACCTCGTAGGGCTGACCGCCGCCGCCCCACTCCTCGGGCTGGGGCAGGCTCAGTAGCCCGGCCGCGCCAAGTTGGGCCATGACGCCTTCGGGGTACTTCTCGTCGCGCTCGTACTCGTCGACGATCGGGTCGAGGACCTTGTCGGCGACATCGCGGGTCAGCGCGATGAGGTCACGAGCGTCGTCAGAGGGCAGGAGGCGATCAACCGGCATAGTTGCACATCCTAGTTTCTCGGCGAGCAGACGTAGGTTCGCGTAGTTCCCGCCCGAAAAGTGCGAGTCTGTGTCTGCTGGGCAGGAAAGGTGATCGCTGGCGCGCTACGAACTCTGGGTGCGCAACAATCCGGCGATGTCGGGATCGAGTTGCTGCAGGGCGACGATGACCGCCACCCGGTAGTCGCGACCGATCTGTGAGCGCACGGTGGTGGTGCGGCCACGCCTCTCGGGTGGTCTGATCTCGTCGATACGCGCTTCGAGGGCGACGGTGAGTTCCTCGAACTCAGTGATGAGCCCGGAGAGGATCAGGATCTCCGGATCGAGGAGCGCTTCGATGAGGATTGCCGTGTGCGCGATCCGGTCGATCACGTCGCTGATGATCTTCTGGGCGACCGGGTTTCGACTCGTTTCCTGCGCCACTGCCTTGAGGTCGATGTCCCTCAACGGCACACCTTCGGTGTGCGGGGCGACCGGTTGCATGGCGTGCAGCGACATTGTGGCGTTGACGCACCCGACTTGCCCGCATGTGCACTTCGCGTTGCTGCCGGCGATGGGTACGTGCCCTATTGCGCCGGCAACTCCGGTTGCGCCCGCATACGGTCGTCCGCCGATAATCAGGCCTGCGTCGAGGTGACCTCCGCAATTGAGCACCAGTGCCGAGCGGACCTCCCTGGCCTTGCCTGCGATCGTTTCGGCAAGCGTCATGGCCTGCGTCGTGTCCTGCACGGCGGTCGGTATTCCGAGCGCACGGGATACCGACTTGCCGAGGTCCACGTCAGACCAGCCGAGCACTTTCGACTCGATCACGAATCCCGTTGCACTGTCGATGAATCCCGGTAAACAGATGCCCGCGGCAGCCACCGAACCGCCCGCGGGTTCGTCGATCAGTTTTTTGGCTATCCGGATGATCGACTTGATCACGGCTGCCGACGTTCGTCCGGCGGTGAGTGTCTCGTCTTCTCGGGAGATGTTGCCCGTTGCGTCAGCGACGGCGATGCGCGCGCGACGTTCGTCGATCCAGATGCCGAGGACCCGCCGTGCCTGCGGGTTGCAGCCGAGAAGTTTGCGAGGGCGGCCACGGTAGCCAGGACCCTCGACGCGCGAGTCCAGTTCGATCAAGGTCCCGTCATCGATCAGTTCACTCACGATGGCCGTGATCGACGGTCGGCTCAGACCGAGCCGATCAGCCAGGTCGGCCCGGGCCAACGGACCCTCGGTCCGCAACAGGTGAACGACCCGTTGGCGGTGCAGCAGGTGCAGCACCTGCGCCTCCTGACGTGTCGATTCTGACCGTTTCAGCAGAACCTCCTTGACGGGCTCAACAGTATGCTGCTATTAAGTTCGTCACACAAATTAAATAGGTACCTAGGGCATCGGAGCCACGCCATGACCGCTAGTAATCCCCTCATCAACCCCCTGTTCGCCTCGTCCTCGTCGAGTGCGCCGGCACGGGCGACCGTGTCTCGGACAACAACTCAAACTACCGCGAAGATCGGCGCGTACAGCGGCGTCGTGGTGGCGGGATGGCTGGTTGCTGCGGTAGCCAGCGGCTATGGCGTCGCCGCGGCCGACACCACCGGTACGTCCTCGGCGGATTCCGCTACGTCCAGTTCAACGAACTCGACGTCAGCGGGTGAGGGTTCCACTGGCGCTCAGGTGAAGCCAACGGCGGGCACCGGCTCCGACGACGGGGCGAAAGGCGGATCCCCGTTCGGCAAAGGCTGGGCCAAGAAGGTCGCCAAGCCGAAGCGGGCCGGCAAGACGTCGTTGACCAAGGAGCTGGCGCCAGGTGTGACGGTCAGCAGCAGTGGCGGCGCACGGGCGAACGATGCTGAT from Mycobacterium sp. DL440 includes the following:
- a CDS encoding LysR family transcriptional regulator, which gives rise to MHLDELQWFVVLAETEHVTDAAAELGISQPTLSRALARLEEQVGVPLFDRVNRRLRLNAYGHILLEHARRSIAEIRTASERIAELRDPDTGTVRLAFLHSQAGWYVPDLLRRFRTEAPLVRFELFQGAAHEIVERLAGGEADLAITSPRPDGYRWRGLYMERLCLAVPREHRFARRSRIRLADAGAEPFVALAPGFGLRQLTDELCAEAGISPPVVFEAMEIPTMEGLVAAGFGVAVVPVPRPERAEPGAAYVPLSESSAKRQIGLTWNADRPLPPAAARLAEFIMHNVHDFD
- a CDS encoding response regulator transcription factor, with product MLWRMAEKVRVVVGDDHPMFREGVVRALTSSGEIDVVAEADNGADALELIRTHQPQVALLDYRMPQLDGAQVAAAVSRDELPTRVLLVSAHDESAIVYTALQQGAAGFLSKESTRSELVNAVLSCAKGRDVLDPNLAAGLAGEIRRRNEPDVPVLSPREREVLDLIAKGLSIPAMAKELYLAPSTVKTHVQRLYEKLGVSDRGAAVAEAMRRRLLD
- a CDS encoding sensor histidine kinase, producing MAGGRVVEFFTTQPVRVSALLRLPLIGLIVVLVSVWDVDHWLPVLYAVILSVYAAVAVLWLVVVFRGPMPPWAEWASTAVDVLVLVALCAVSGGATAALLPVFFLLPISVAFQDRPWLTALLGAGTALGYLAVWILYSKRDDNVGLPNIVYMHVGFLAWLAVASAALSFVLARRSARVRTLMEVRRQLVSESTRADDLRNAELAEHLHDGPLQTLLAARLDLDEIRERIPDPGLDRVHAALQETAVGLRTTVTALHPQVLAQLGLTPAVRELLRQYETRPDIAVRADLEDVGRPVGQALLYRAARELLANINKHAGATTISVGLYRSGERVVLTVADNGKGFDPSILAQSVAEGHIGLASLQVRIDAMGGSMAISSAAGFGTQVRVTL
- a CDS encoding LCP family protein; translated protein: MNTPVHAANAPRHRMPRRGVRAARRAAVGLVAASVLAGTGAGWVTYHGALDGITTSNALDGGPVSSGDTENILIMGLDSRLDQHGNPLPEDVYQALHAGDETVGGYNANVLIVVHLPGDGGPATAFSIPRDDYVDLAGCDISPCKGKVKQAYGWAYQREMESLEADSENPSANEQQAREAGRKAEIATVRNLLGIPIDHFVEVTLGAFFEIAKAVAPITVCLNADTADPYSGADFHQGVQEIDAAQAMAFVRQRRDVNDENFTDLDRTRRQQAFIAALVSALGKSGTLNSPTGLRSLLGVVKQNVALDAGFDLPSFARRASALTDKPPTLYTLPIKEFSQNSSGEDINIVDVPTIRKIVHDLVSKDDATSSSAPSSKAQTLNGHGAVLDVINASTYSGLAAQLETTFGAHGFTEGQIGDGESLAATTTIDYGTGAEAAAQSLADDLGVIANPSSEVVPGTVQLTVGTDFPGDDYLSGSSDTTSSSGSESESGSDSTWDSSGETTEETTPSTPVTTVAATATGTYTPAPTDLSQMKVSGIPCVK
- a CDS encoding alpha/beta fold hydrolase, with translation MKLRMAVGVLVLAVLALLLNELVVAKEHRQAEPFAGGHVLDLDGPDLNVREYGPPGERAVVLLHGYSSSIEWWERVAPQLARDQRVIAIDLVGHGGSEAPDDTAAYRSDAQATAVHAALVQLGVRRAVLIGHSMGGAVSAELARQYPDLVERLVVSDTPGADDLVSMPLLGKMVCWPVIGPALDLFRGVDAISEDSLQTGFAADYTVPDYAHRSLERLTYTGLCDSTEGPHPTVETLAALHKPVLVLWGDEDALTPTAPNVARYTAAGLAPVVIKGSGHTPMVEQPDRFLAAVAPFVRTPVPAR
- a CDS encoding acyl-CoA dehydrogenase family protein is translated as MPVDRLLPSDDARDLIALTRDVADKVLDPIVDEYERDEKYPEGVMAQLGAAGLLSLPQPEEWGGGGQPYEVYLQVLEEIAARWAAIGVAVSVHSLSSHPLLAYGTEEQKKRWLPGMLSGDQIGAYSLSEPQAGSDAAALNCKATRDGDSYVLNGSKAWITHGGKADFYTLFGRTGEGSKGISCFLVPADLEGLSFGKPEEKMGLHAVPTTSAFYDNARLPADRLIGTEGQGLSIAFSALDSGRLGIAAVAVGIAQAALDEAVRYANERTTFGRKIIDHQGLGFLLADMAAAVVSARATYLDAARRRDLGLPYSTQASVAKLISTDAAMKVTTDAVQVFGGVGYTRDFRVERYMREAKITQIFEGTNQIQRLVISRGLGS
- a CDS encoding ROK family transcriptional regulator; this translates as MLHLLHRQRVVHLLRTEGPLARADLADRLGLSRPSITAIVSELIDDGTLIELDSRVEGPGYRGRPRKLLGCNPQARRVLGIWIDERRARIAVADATGNISREDETLTAGRTSAAVIKSIIRIAKKLIDEPAGGSVAAAGICLPGFIDSATGFVIESKVLGWSDVDLGKSVSRALGIPTAVQDTTQAMTLAETIAGKAREVRSALVLNCGGHLDAGLIIGGRPYAGATGVAGAIGHVPIAGSNAKCTCGQVGCVNATMSLHAMQPVAPHTEGVPLRDIDLKAVAQETSRNPVAQKIISDVIDRIAHTAILIEALLDPEILILSGLITEFEELTVALEARIDEIRPPERRGRTTTVRSQIGRDYRVAVIVALQQLDPDIAGLLRTQSS